DNA from Arthrobacter sp. FW305-BF8:
TTGGCCTGGTCCGACGGAGGGACCACCAGCATCAGGAACCTCGGCCAGCCCTGCCCCAAGCACCACCGTCTGAAACACTCCACAGCGTGGAAACCGGTCGGCGCCACCAAGGACACGCCGCCCGGCTGGATCTCACCGTCGGGACGTTCCTACCCCAGCGAACATCAGGACTGGGAACCACCCCACTGGCCCGAACCGCGGCTGGCTCTGGAGGCTGGCCAGGACTGGCCGCTGCCGCCCGACGTGCCTGATGCACCGGACGGGCAAGAACTCGCCGCTTGGCCCGAACCGCCCTCCTGGCCGGAGTCGCAGATGGACCAAGACTCTCCGGAGCTGCCGGACTGGCTCATGCCACCAGGCTTGCCCGAGCCGCCGGACTATTCTGACGCCGTCGGTTTCGAGGGCTACCCCGACCCCGCGGACATCATCGATCCCGACACCTTCGACGGCCTCGACGCCCTCAACGGCGCCGAACCACCACTGCCAACGGATCCTTGGCCCAGCTGGGCATCAGTCACAGCCGCGTAGGAAGCGCGTGCCAGTCTGGAGAGGGCCTAGTCCAGCGGCAGGGTCACGGTCACGCGGGTTCCCGCGGCGGGGGCCGACTCAATTGCCATTTTGCCTCCGGCGGAACCGACGGCAAGGGTCATGAGCCTCAGCCCCATGCCCGAGTGCCTGCCGTGGGTCGCGGCCTCAACGTCGAAGCCGCCACCGTCGTCGGTGACGCGGAGCTGGACCGCATGGTTGTCCCCGGAACGGCAGACGCAGCAGAGCCGGACGGTCACGGAGGACGCGTCGGCGTATTTATGGATGTTGCTCAGGAGCTCCTGCGCCGCCCGGTAGAGCAGCGCGGCGGACTTCCTGTCCACTTCCATTCCATGGTGGGGCGCCTCGAGGTGCACGGTGATCCCACGTTCGCGCAGCGGGAGGGCCAAACGGTCAATCGCCCCCGCGACGCCAAGCACGTAGAAATCGACCGGATGCGTATCGGTAAGAACGCCACGGACTGCGACGACGTCGTCGCTTGTTAGTGATTTCATGCCTTAAGGGTGCGCCCGCTGCCTTGTTATTTTCTTGTAACCTTGGCGGCGTGTCCCCCGTTTGAAGGGGCGCATTCTGAGCGTCCTGGAAAGCAGCGGAGCAGCCGCGTTCTGAGCTGCGGCTACGTCCGGACGACGGCCCTACGCCAGGGTGTAGCCGGCCCCGCGGACAGTCTTAAGCCAGCGGGGCTGCCTCGCGTCGTCCCCCAGCTTGCGGCGCAGGTTACCGACGTGGGTTTCGATAATTCTGCCAGCGTCCCGCACACCGGCATCGCTGCCGCCCATGGTGCCCGCTTCCCGCTTCGCAAGACCCAAAAGCCCGACGAGTTCCGCCTTGCTGACAACGCCGCTCCCCCGCTGCAGCAGGATGTACAGGAGGTCGAACTCAGTACGGGTCAGCTGCAGGGCGCGACCGCCGAGCGTCGCGGCCCGCGTTGCGCTGTTGATCGCCAGCCCGTTGTGCTCGAAGGCCTGGGCAGCTGGCAGGCCCTGGGCAGCTGGAACGTCCAGCGCTACTCCAAGGCCCCGCGCTACTGGCAGACCGTGGGCCGGAGCGGGTCCAGGCGCGATCTCCGCCCTGGCCGAGGCCCGCAGCCGGGGCGAAACCAGTGGTGCCTGCCGCGGCGTCACGATCGGCGGGACCGTCAGTTGCCGGGGCCGGCGCAGCATGCCGTCAACACGGGCACGCAGCTCCCGCGGCCGGATGGGTTTGACCATGTAATCGTCAGCACCGGCGTCGAAGCCCTTCAAGGTCGCTCCAAGGCCGCTTCGCGCGGTGATAATCAGAATGTAGGTGTGGCTGAATTCGCGGATGCGCCGCAGCACCTCATAGCCATCCATGTCCGGAAGCACCAGATCCAGCGTGACGGTGTCCGGCTGCTTGGCACGGACCAGCGCAAGCCCGGCTTCGCCGGTGGCAGCGCAGTGCACCACGAAGCCGGCCTCCCCGAGCGTGGTCCGCAAAAGGGACCGGACTTCCTCGTCCCGGTCGATAACCACAACGACGCGACGATCATTCATCCCTTACCCCCTGTAAGGACCGCATGATTTAAGACTGCGTCTCAGCCTACTAGCCGCGCGGCGAAAACCGGGGCAGGGCCCTACTGGCGCACTGCCCGTGTGAGCTCTGCCCGGGCCAGCAGCTCGCCGTCGGAGGGGTAGGCCACTTCCTCGAACACCAGGGGGTGCGGTGCAGCCAGGACGGAACGGGCGTCGCGCATCCTTGCCAGCAGGCGCTCGTGCAGCCACTCCGGACGTTCCTGTCCCTCCCCCACGTACAGCGCCGAGCCCACCAGGGCACGCACCATGTTGTGGCAGAAGGCGTCCGCCTGGACCGTGACGACAATGACGCCGTCCTGCCCGCGCCCAAACTCGAAGCGCTGCAGTTCCCGGACGGTGGTGGAACCTTCCCGCGGCTTGCAAAAAGACAGGAAGTTGTGCAGGCCCAGCAGCTGCGCCGCCCCTTCGTTCAGCAGGTCCACGTCCAGGGCCGTCTTGTGCCAGAGCGTGCTGTACCGGCCAAGCGGATCCCACTTCTCCGGGCCGTCCGCGATGCGGTAGCTGTAGCGGCGCCACAGGGCGGAGAACCGGGCGTCGAACCCTTCAGGGGCGACGGCGGCCTTGTGCACCATGATGGCGCCGGTCTGGTCTTCCAGCCCGCGGCTGAGCGTGCCCCGCAGGCGGCGCAGGAGGGCGACGGCGGGATCGACGTCCGCACCACGGTTCAGTCCCAGCCACTCGGCTTCCGTCAGATCCAGGTGGACCACCTGACCACGGGCGTGCACGCCCGCGTCGGTGCGGCCGGCCACCGTGACTCGTATGGGGCGGCGGAGCAGCAGCTCCAGCGCCCCCTCCAAAACTCCCTGGACGGTACGGCGCCCCGGCTGCACTGCCCACCCGCTGAACGGACCGCCGTCGTACGCGAGATCGAGCCGGATACGCAAAAACCCGCCGCCCCCCAAAACGGGGGCAGCGGGTTCTTGGTGGGTCATAGACTCAAGTCTATGCGAAGGATTTAGCGAATTACTTCGCGTCCTTCTCCTCGGCCGCAGCCTCTTCAGCAGCAGCCTCTTCAACCGGAGCTTCCTCAGCAGCAGCTTCTTCAGCCGGAGCTTCTTCAGCAGCGGGAGCCTCAGCAGCTTCGGTCTCAACGACCTCTGCCTCGGGTGCTTCCTCAGCGGCCGGAGCAGCAGCGGCAGCAGCCTGGGTGGCCTCGGCTACAACAGCCTGCTTGGCGGAAACCGGATCGAGAACCAGCTCGATGACAGCCATGGGAGCGTTGTCGCCCTTACGGTTGCCGATCTTGGTGATGCGGGTGTAGCCGCCGTTGCGGTTCTCCACAGCCTGCGCGATGTCGGTGAACAGCTCGTGGACGACGCCCTTGTTGCTGATCAGGCCGAGAACGCGGCGGCGGGAAGCGAGGTCGCCACGCTTGGCGAAGGTGACCAGGCGCTCTGCGTACGGCTTCAGGCGCTTGGCCTTGGTGACCGTGGTGGT
Protein-coding regions in this window:
- a CDS encoding sensor histidine kinase; the protein is MKSLTSDDVVAVRGVLTDTHPVDFYVLGVAGAIDRLALPLRERGITVHLEAPHHGMEVDRKSAALLYRAAQELLSNIHKYADASSVTVRLCCVCRSGDNHAVQLRVTDDGGGFDVEAATHGRHSGMGLRLMTLAVGSAGGKMAIESAPAAGTRVTVTLPLD
- a CDS encoding response regulator transcription factor, whose translation is MNDRRVVVVIDRDEEVRSLLRTTLGEAGFVVHCAATGEAGLALVRAKQPDTVTLDLVLPDMDGYEVLRRIREFSHTYILIITARSGLGATLKGFDAGADDYMVKPIRPRELRARVDGMLRRPRQLTVPPIVTPRQAPLVSPRLRASARAEIAPGPAPAHGLPVARGLGVALDVPAAQGLPAAQAFEHNGLAINSATRAATLGGRALQLTRTEFDLLYILLQRGSGVVSKAELVGLLGLAKREAGTMGGSDAGVRDAGRIIETHVGNLRRKLGDDARQPRWLKTVRGAGYTLA
- the truA gene encoding tRNA pseudouridine(38-40) synthase TruA yields the protein MTHQEPAAPVLGGGGFLRIRLDLAYDGGPFSGWAVQPGRRTVQGVLEGALELLLRRPIRVTVAGRTDAGVHARGQVVHLDLTEAEWLGLNRGADVDPAVALLRRLRGTLSRGLEDQTGAIMVHKAAVAPEGFDARFSALWRRYSYRIADGPEKWDPLGRYSTLWHKTALDVDLLNEGAAQLLGLHNFLSFCKPREGSTTVRELQRFEFGRGQDGVIVVTVQADAFCHNMVRALVGSALYVGEGQERPEWLHERLLARMRDARSVLAAPHPLVFEEVAYPSDGELLARAELTRAVRQ
- the rplQ gene encoding 50S ribosomal protein L17, producing MPTPTKGPRLGGGPAHERLMLANLAAALFEHKRITTTVTKAKRLKPYAERLVTFAKRGDLASRRRVLGLISNKGVVHELFTDIAQAVENRNGGYTRITKIGNRKGDNAPMAVIELVLDPVSAKQAVVAEATQAAAAAAPAAEEAPEAEVVETEAAEAPAAEEAPAEEAAAEEAPVEEAAAEEAAAEEKDAK